DNA sequence from the Acidobacteriota bacterium genome:
GGCGATCCGTTCTCGGTGCCCGCGCCCTGGCGTTTCTTTGAATGCGATTTGGATTTCACCGGCACGCAGATGCCGCCGCCCGGCTCCGGCTTCACGCTGACGTGGGAAGAGCGCATGAAGATTGCGCGTTGGATTGATCTGGGTGCGCCGCTTGACCTGACGCAATTCGTTGCGCGCCCCTTTGCCGGTTTCTTTGAAGATGACTTGCGCCCGACACTGGCGCTGACACCGGCAACCGCGCCCGCCAATAACATGCTCACGCGCTTCGTCATCGGCGCGTATGATCTCGACAGTGGGATTGATCCAACCACGCTTACCCTCACGTTGGATCGTACTGTCGGCAACTTGGCGGCGGGCGCGAATCTCGCCGCAGGTTTGACGCTGAATGACGGCGGCACCGTGACGATCAATCTGCCTGTGATTATCAACCTGACAACCGGGCCACTCACGGCGACGTTACAAATCCGCGACCGCGCCGGACAGACAACGAAACTCGTGCGCACCTATCGCTCGACCTCAGCGCCGCTGGCTGTCGCCAATGTATCGGCGGCCAGTTACAGCGCGACGCCGCTCGCGCCCGCCGCCATCATCGCGGCCTTCGGCACGAATCTGGCGAGCGCGACGCAAAGCGCGAATGCGACGCCGCTGCCGACAACACTCGCGGGCACGACAGTGACCGTGCGCGACAGCGCGGGCGTCGAACGCGCGGCCCCGCTGTTTTTCGTTTCGCCCAACCAGATCAATTATCAAATGCCGCCCGAAACCGCGCCCGGCGCTGCGACGATCACTGTCGTCACTTCGGCGGGCAGCGTTTCGCAAGGCGCAACGACCATCGCCGCCGTCGCGCCGGGACTCTTCGCCGCCAATGCCAGCGGCCAGGGCCTTGCCGCCGCGTTGGCCCTGCGCATTCGCGCCGATGGCACACAAAGCTACGAGGCGATTGCGCGCTTCGATCCGGCGTTGCAACGGTACGTCGCGCAACCGATTGATCTTGGCCCCGCGAATGAGCAAGTGTTTTTGATCGCGTTTGGCACAGGCTTTCGCTTGCGCAGCGGCTTGGCGGCCGTGAGTGCGCGCGTTGGCGGATTGGAAGCGCCGGTGAGTTTTGCGGGCGCACAGGGCGCGCTCATTGGCGTGGATCAGGTCAATGTGCAATTGCCGCGCGGCTTAAGCGGTCGTGGCGAAGTGGAAGTGATGTTGTTAGTTGATGGAAAAACTGCGAATGCGGTACGGATTAACGTCAAATGATTGGCACAAGCCGAAGCTGACACCAAAAACCAATCCCCCTACACCTGAATTAGAGCAACCATCAGAGATCAGGTGAATGGTTTTCGGTGTCAGCTTTCGCAACCCCGTTCAAGCGGCAAGACCCAGACAGCCGCGCCCCCAATGCTTTAATGCTTCAACGCCTGCTCAACCGCCTGCGTCATCTTTTCGTCTTCGGGTTTGTCGGCGCTTTCAAAGCGCGCCAGCACCTTGCCATCGCGGCCCACCAGGAATTTGCCGAAGTTCCATTTGAGGTCGCCGCCGAATTGCGGTTGGGTCGTCAGGAATTTGTAGAGCGGATGGATGTCATCGCCCTCGACCGAAATCTTGGCGAACAGCGGGAAGCTGACGTTGTATTTCAGCGTGCAGAACTGTTTGATCTCTTCGTTGCTGCCCGGTTCCTGCCCGCCGAAGTTGTTGGCCGGGAAGCCGAGCACGACCAAGCCTTGGTCTTTGTATTTGGCGTAGAGCGCCTGCAAGCCTTCGTATTGCGGCGTGTAGCCGCATTTGCTGGCGACGTTGACCAGCAACAGCACTTTGCCTTTGTATGCGGCCAGCGGCGTTTCCTGGCCGTCAATGTTCTTCATTGAAAAATCAAGCACGGTCTTTTCCATGATGTTCCCCTTCTCGGCGCTGGCGGCCTTCACGACCTCGAAATAGAGCCAGAGCTTCTGGAACGGCGCGGCGGGATCGTTGGAGATCACATCGGCATAGCGTTCCGTCTTGCCCATCATCCCGACGGTTTTGACCGTCAGTGTGATTTGCCCCTCCTGGCCGGGCGCAAGCTGTTTGGTAAAGTCGCTCGCCGTGCAGCCACAGGCGGGCGAGACGTTTTTGATGACGAGTTCGGCGGCGCCTTCGTTTTTGATTTTGAAGGTGTGGACGATCTCTGCGCCTTCCGTCACCTTGCCGAAATCATGCGCGGCGCTATCCAAGACCAGTTTCGGCTCAGCCGTGGATTTCGCCTGTCCGAAGGCCGTCACTGTCAGCAACAGCAACGCGCAACTCAAAACTTTCACGTGGTTGATTTTCATCACGACTTCTTCCCCCTTGCCAGAGTCAATGCCAAGCCTTACCGGTCAAACATGCGTTCGAGCGCAGACTTGATGATCTGCGGCCCGAATTGCCCGACGGCAAAACTCTTCAATTGCCCCTCGGCGTTGAATAAATAGTAAGCAGGCACGAAGCCTTGCTCGTTTTGAAACGCATCGCGCAGCTTGTGCTCGTTGTCTACGGCACAAGGTTTGGTGATTTGATATTGCGCGCGCGCCGCTTTCACCGCCGCCACATCGGTGTCGGCGGGATACCGCGGCATATGCACCGCGACAACGCGCAAACCTTTATCGGCGTATTGCGCGCGCCAGTCCGTCACCTTGGGCATGTTGTCTTTGCAGATGCCGCAACTGACCGCCCAGAAATGCACCAGCGTCGGCTGGCCGACGCTGGCTTCGATTGCATCCGCATTGCCAGTCAGCCATTCAGTCGCGCCGGCGAACGAGGGCAACGCAGTTCCGATCTTCAGCGGCATAATCTTGCTCCTCGAAGTCCGGCAAGCTGCCAGCTTGTCGAAGTCTCAGTAGCCTGCCAAAAGCTGCAAGGCCGAGACCTCGACAAGCTGGCAGCTTGTCGAACAACCCATCAGACCTTCAACGTTGCCTGCCCCGGACGCCATTCGGCCTGGCACAGGCCGCCGGTTTGCAGCGCCTGGATGACGCGCAAAGTCTCTTCGGTCGAACGTCCGATGTTCAGATCATGCACGACGGCATAACGCAGGATACCTGCGGGATCAATCACGAAGAGGCCGCGCAAGGCAATGCCTTTGCCGTCAATCAAGACGCCGTAATCTTCGGCCATCGTCTTGTTGATGTCCGAACCCAATGGATATTTCAGGCCCGCGACGCCGCCTTTGTCACGCTCCAGCTTCAACCACGCGCGGTGCGAATAAACCGAATCGGTCGAGATGCCGATGACTTCGGCGCCGATGCCTTCAAATTCGTCGTAGCGGTCGCTGAACGCCGTCAATTCGGTCGGGCAGACAAAGGTGAAATCGAGCGGATAGAACAGCAGCACGACCCACTTGCCTTTGTAATCGGACAGCTTGACCGGCTGATCCAGCTTCTCGACGTTTTTGGTGGAAGGAAGAACGAAATCGGGCGCTGGTTGGCCCACTTTAGCTTTCACAGACATTTTGTTATGTTGCCTCCGTTAGTGTTTATGCTTGATAGCCGGGTTCCCGCAAAGGCCCCGGCTCTTTTTTGTGTTCATTGAAACGCGTCAAAGATGCTTGCTGTAGCAGTTGTGCTGAATCTTTTCTGAATCCGGCCCGGCTCATTTGTCCGGGCGTCAGTTCGGGCACAACCCATACAGCGTCAAATGCACCGATTCCGCTTTGAAGCGCGAACGGCGCGCGGCCATGCGCATCAACTCGGCGGTTTCGTCCAACGCCAGATCGGCCAGCAGCCCGCATTGCGTGCACCAGGCGTGATCGTGACGTTCGATGCGGCGGTCAAACCGGCTGGCTCCGTTGCCGAAGGTCAGTTCGCTAACCAACCCGGCGGCGGTCAGGTAACGCAGCGAGTTGTAAACGGTCGCAAAGCTGATGCCCGGCAAGCGTTGCTGCGCTTGCAAATAGACTTCGTTGGCGGTCGGATGCGCGTCGGTGTTGCGGACAGCCTCCAAGACGCAGGTGCGCTGCGGTGTCAACGCCGCCTCAACGACAGCGCGTTGCCGTGAACTGATTTTAGCTTTGGTGCGCTTCATGGATTTAGAATAATTCTAAGGTATGGGGCCGGTCAAATTGAACGGCCCAAGTTTAAGGAGTGCTTCGATGAGCCTCGCCTCTGCATTGTCAACGCGCTATCAAAATGTCCGGCACGCCACGGAAAGGCTCGCCGCGCCGCTCTCGCCCGAAGACTGCGCCGTCCAATCCATGCCCGATTGCAGCCCCGCCAAATGGCATCTGGCACACACCAGTTGGTTCTTTGAGACCTTTGTGCTCGAACCAACGCTCAGCACTTACCGCCACTTTCAGCCGCAATTCCGCTACTTGTTCAATTCGTACTACCAAACCGTCGGCGCACAATACCAGCGCCCACAGCGCGCGTTGCTGACACGCCCCTCGCTGGCCGATGTGCGGGCCTATCGGCAGCACGTGGATGAGCAGATGGCACGCCTTTTCGCGCCAGATGCCGCGCTTGCCCCTGCGCTGTTGGCCGTCATCGAACTCGGCTTGCACCACGAACAACAACATCAGGAATTGCTCTTGACCGACATCAAACACCTCTTCTCGTTCAATCCGCTGCATCCGGCCTATCAAAGCGCGCCGACGGCAACCGGCTTGGCCGCGCCTTTGCGGTGGCAGCGTTATGCAGAGGGTGTGCAGCAGATCGGCTACGACGGCGAAGGCTTTTGCTTCGACAACGAAGCCCCGCGCCACCGCGCCTTTCTCAATGCGTTTGAAATAGCATCGCGGCCCGTCATCAATCGTGAGTATTTGGAATTTATGCGGGCTGGCGGTTACAGCACGCCCACCCTCTGGCTTTCGGATGGCTGGCACAAAGTGCAGCAGGAAGGCTGGCAAGCGCCGCTGTATTGGCACCAACAGGACGGGCAATGGTTCACGCATACGCTGAACGGTTGGCAGACCTCGAATGAAGAAGAGCCGGTGTGTCACCTCAGCTATTACGAAGCCGATGCCTTTGCACGCTGGTCGGGCGCGCGCCTGCCGACCGAAGCCGAATGGGAAATCGCGGCAGCCAACCTGCCCGTCAGCGGCAACTTCGTCGAAAGCGGCGTGCTGCATCCGCAACCGGCAACCTCCTCAGACGGCGTGCCCTCACAAATGTTCGGCGATGTGTGGGAATGGACGCAGAGCGCGTATACGCCCTACCCCGGCTATCAGCCTTCGCCGGGCGCGTTGGGCGAGTACAACGGTAAATTCATGTGCAATCAGTTGGTGCTGCGCGGCGGCTCCTGTGTGTCGCCGCAATCGCACCTGCGCGCCAGTTATCGCAACTTCTTCCCGCCCGAAGCGCGCTGGCAATTCAGCGGGTTGCGGTTGGCGCGCGACGTGGGTTGATTCATTTCGCCAGCGTCTGATGCACCGTCCGCGCGATGGCCGCGATCAGTTTGTCGCTGTCTCTTTCCCTTTCGATGCCGCGCGTCAGCACGACCAGCACGTATGGTTTGCGCCCCGGCGCAAAGACAATCGCCGCGTCATGGTTATGTTTAGTGATGGAACCGGTCTTATGCGCCACGCGGGTGTCGCGCGGCAAGCCAGCGGGAATGCCGTCGTTGAAACGCTGCCCAGCCAGAATCTCGATCATCTGATCGCAAACTTTCCCGCTCGCAAATTTGCGTTCGGCGAGGGCCTGCAACAACACCATCAAATCATAAGCCGTCGTCGTGTTGTTGATCTTTGCCTGAAAGGCCTTGCCATCTTCCACCCCGCGTTTAACCTGCATGTCCGTTGCGCCCAGGCTGTGCGCCAGGTCGTTCACCTTTTCGGCGGTCACTTTTTCGATCAACAGATTGGTCGCCAGATTGCTGCTCCACTGAATCATGTGCGTAACCAATTCGAGGATGGTCATCGCCTGGCCCACGCGGTTGTATGGCTCTTCGTCGCTGTCATCTTCGCGCCGCAAACGATATTCGCTGCCGTCCACGACGCTGAAGAAGCGGTTTTTGACTTCGAGCTTTTCCTGCAAATTTAGTTTCTTGTCTTTGACGCGCCGGAAAATTTCCATCATCACCGGCAGCTTCATCGTGCTGGCCGCGTGGAAGCTTTCGCGTTCGTTGAGCAAAAAGTTCTGTTTGGTTTCCAGGTCATAGAGCGCCACGCCGACTTTTTCAGCGCCTGCAACGGCGATGAGCTTTTCAAGTTCGGGCTTCAAACCGGCGAACGGCGTTTGG
Encoded proteins:
- a CDS encoding DUF1573 domain-containing protein, which codes for MKINHVKVLSCALLLLTVTAFGQAKSTAEPKLVLDSAAHDFGKVTEGAEIVHTFKIKNEGAAELVIKNVSPACGCTASDFTKQLAPGQEGQITLTVKTVGMMGKTERYADVISNDPAAPFQKLWLYFEVVKAASAEKGNIMEKTVLDFSMKNIDGQETPLAAYKGKVLLLVNVASKCGYTPQYEGLQALYAKYKDQGLVVLGFPANNFGGQEPGSNEEIKQFCTLKYNVSFPLFAKISVEGDDIHPLYKFLTTQPQFGGDLKWNFGKFLVGRDGKVLARFESADKPEDEKMTQAVEQALKH
- a CDS encoding redoxin domain-containing protein, which gives rise to MKIGTALPSFAGATEWLTGNADAIEASVGQPTLVHFWAVSCGICKDNMPKVTDWRAQYADKGLRVVAVHMPRYPADTDVAAVKAARAQYQITKPCAVDNEHKLRDAFQNEQGFVPAYYLFNAEGQLKSFAVGQFGPQIIKSALERMFDR
- a CDS encoding peroxiredoxin; the protein is MSVKAKVGQPAPDFVLPSTKNVEKLDQPVKLSDYKGKWVVLLFYPLDFTFVCPTELTAFSDRYDEFEGIGAEVIGISTDSVYSHRAWLKLERDKGGVAGLKYPLGSDINKTMAEDYGVLIDGKGIALRGLFVIDPAGILRYAVVHDLNIGRSTEETLRVIQALQTGGLCQAEWRPGQATLKV
- a CDS encoding transcriptional repressor → MKRTKAKISSRQRAVVEAALTPQRTCVLEAVRNTDAHPTANEVYLQAQQRLPGISFATVYNSLRYLTAAGLVSELTFGNGASRFDRRIERHDHAWCTQCGLLADLALDETAELMRMAARRSRFKAESVHLTLYGLCPN
- a CDS encoding ergothioneine biosynthesis protein EgtB is translated as MGPVKLNGPSLRSASMSLASALSTRYQNVRHATERLAAPLSPEDCAVQSMPDCSPAKWHLAHTSWFFETFVLEPTLSTYRHFQPQFRYLFNSYYQTVGAQYQRPQRALLTRPSLADVRAYRQHVDEQMARLFAPDAALAPALLAVIELGLHHEQQHQELLLTDIKHLFSFNPLHPAYQSAPTATGLAAPLRWQRYAEGVQQIGYDGEGFCFDNEAPRHRAFLNAFEIASRPVINREYLEFMRAGGYSTPTLWLSDGWHKVQQEGWQAPLYWHQQDGQWFTHTLNGWQTSNEEEPVCHLSYYEADAFARWSGARLPTEAEWEIAAANLPVSGNFVESGVLHPQPATSSDGVPSQMFGDVWEWTQSAYTPYPGYQPSPGALGEYNGKFMCNQLVLRGGSCVSPQSHLRASYRNFFPPEARWQFSGLRLARDVG
- a CDS encoding serine hydrolase, translating into MRCVLVTLFIVVAVTATAVAQTPFAGLKPELEKLIAVAGAEKVGVALYDLETKQNFLLNERESFHAASTMKLPVMMEIFRRVKDKKLNLQEKLEVKNRFFSVVDGSEYRLRREDDSDEEPYNRVGQAMTILELVTHMIQWSSNLATNLLIEKVTAEKVNDLAHSLGATDMQVKRGVEDGKAFQAKINNTTTAYDLMVLLQALAERKFASGKVCDQMIEILAGQRFNDGIPAGLPRDTRVAHKTGSITKHNHDAAIVFAPGRKPYVLVVLTRGIERERDSDKLIAAIARTVHQTLAK